The Archaeoglobaceae archaeon genomic sequence AAAGCAGAAGATCTGTGCCATCAACTCCGATCAAATAGAACATCGTCGAGGAGCTTTTGAACTTCGTAGCATAGCTAAAATTCACGCCTCCAGAATGCAGAACAAAAAAATCCGCATTTTTCTCTTTGAGAAGCTCAATCACTGCCATATTAAGATCTTAGCCCATCCCTCTGCAACAACTTTGTCAGAAACCTTGCAAATTACCGCAACTTTAAACCTGTTCTTCTCCTTCTCAACTATTTCGCATTCCGCATTAACGAGATCTCCGATTCTAACTGGAGAAGTGTACCTGAAATTCGTTTCTAGAAGAACAACTGTTCCGGGAAGCATTGCCAGAGCTGTTGAGACAAGGCTTGTTGTGAGCATTCCGTGGGCAACTCTACCGCCGAATCTTGTCTTCTTTGCAAATTCCTCGTCAAAGTGGATCGGATTCATATCACCAGAGATAAGTCCGAATAGCTGAACATCCGCTTCTGTGATCTTTTTTGCAAAATTGAACTTATATCCAACGTTTAACTCGCCAGAAAGCTTTTTGAATTCTTTGTAGTCTCCGCCAAGCTTTAAATATATGCCTATAAGCTCGGAAAAACCCGCCATGAAAAAAGTTATAAGGCAAATATAAAAGTCTTACCTCTTCGCCTTTTTCATCTTGAGCTTCTTCAACCTTATTATGTTCTCTCGATCCATTTCCTCAAGCTTAAAGGCTATGAACCTTGCAAGCTCATTCATTCTTGGAATAACTCTGTATTCGAGAGCATTAACTCTACGCTTAGTCCTTTCAATCTCTTCAAGCAATCTTCTGATCGTGGTTTCGATCTCCGCAACTTCAAGAATCGAGTCAACGAGCTCTTCGTAGGCTGTAACCGCCTCATCAACTCTGACGCTTGTGCTCAGGATCCCGTAAGGTTTCTCTATTGCCCTTCTTGCCACTTTCTCTCTTTTGATCACAGGCACTACTACGCCCATTATGCTTTTCCTTTTTAGCGTAAAATTCGGCGGGATCTGACAGCATGAAAGTGCTATTGAGCGCAATGCGGGAAAGCCATCGACCGCCATTGCAATCAAGAGCTTCTGCTGAGCCTTGTTGTAATTGTCAACCATTTTCTGAATTGCAACCTTTGCTTCCTCAAGCAGTTCTCTGAACTCCATTATCAAGCCATCCCTTTTCATCTTCAGCAACGCGTGCCCGCGAACAGCCATTTTTATTCTTCTTCTGAGCTTTATTAGTTCCATTCTCGTCGGTTGAACTTCTGCCATCCTTATCCCTCACTGCTGAGCTTTAAGCTCCCTGTGTCTTCTTTTTGTAAGCGGGATGGTATTTCTCGATGTATTTTCTCTCGATCTTTGTCAGTTCTCTTTCTGGAAGCATGCTAAGCAATTCCCAGCCGAGATCGAGCGTTGTCTCGATGTCTCTGTCCTCATATTTGCCCTGATTGACGAATCTGCGTTCAAATTCGTCTGCAAACTTCAGGAATAGGCGATCTCTTTCGCTCAAAGCCTCTTCGCCAACGATCGCAACTAAACCGCGAAGATCTACGCCCTCAGCGTAGGCAGCATACATCTGATCGTTCCACTGCTTGTGATCATCTCTCGTCATTCCCGCCCCGATTCCCTCTTTCATCAGCCTGCTAAGCGACGGGAGCACGTTAATGGGTGGATAAATACCCTTAGCGTGAAGCTCTCTGCTCAGAACGATCTGTCCTTCTGTGATATAGCCCGTAAGATCTGGGATCGGGTGAGTTATGTCGTCTGCGGGCATCGTAAGAATTGGGAACTGCGTAATTGTGCCCTTTCTCCCACGAATTCTCCCCGCTCTCTCGTAGATCGTTGCCAAGTCGGTATACATGTATCCCGGATACCCGCGTCTTCCCGGGACTTCTTCTCTTGCAGCGCTTATTTCTCGCAGAGCTTCGCAGTAGTTTGTCATGTCAGTCAGAATAACAAGGACGTGGTAGTCGTAAGTGTAGGCTAAATACTCCGCAGCGGTTAATGCCATTCTCGGAGTTATTATTCTCTCTATGGCGGGATCCTTTGCAAGATTTAGGAACACTACCGCCCTTTCAAGAGCTCCAGTCCTTTCGAATTCTTTCATGAACTGATATGCCTCCTCATAAGTTATGCCCATCGCAGCAAAAACTACAGCGAATTCTTCAGCCTGCCCACGAACCTTCGCTTGGCGAGCAATTTGCAAGGCTATGTCGTTGTGCGGTAAACCGCTACCACTGAAGATCGGAAGCTTCTGCCCACGAACGAGTGTGTTCATCCCGTCGATTGCAGAAATTCCAGTCTGAATGAACTCTCTCGGATACTTTCTTGCATAGGGATTTATTGCTGCACCAACGATTGGTATTCTCTCTTCAGGAATAATTGCTGGTCCTCCGTCAATTGGTTCTCCTGAACCGCTTAAGATTCTCCCAAGCAAATCTTTGGAGCAATTCAGCTTTACTATGTCTCCTGTGAAACGAACGCTACAGCTTTTGTCAATGCCTCTTGTGCCCTCGAACATCTGCACAACCACAATATTCTTTGAAGTGTCGAGAACCTGACCTTTCCTTACTGAGCCATCTGGAAGAACAACATTCACGAGTTCACCATAAGCCACTGGCTTCGTTTTCTCTACAAAGATTAGAGGGCCCGCTACTTGGGTAATCGTCTTGTATTCCTCCATTTTCACACCCCCAGGCTTTTCTTCATTTTCTCCATCGCCTTGGTCATCGCGGTCTTGTAATCAGCCTCGAGCTTACTCCTCATGAACTCGTCAAAGCCTTCTACTTTTTCAATCTCCTCGTAAGTCTTTCCAGCTTCAAGAGCCTTGTAGAACCAGTCGTTCACCGTTTTAATTGCCTTGAGCATGTCATATTGCTTTTTAATATCGCAGTAGCTGTCAATCTCGTGATATGCATACTGGGACAGATAGAACTCCCTTATAATCCTTGCAACGAGCAATAATACACGCTGAGATTCTGGCAGAGCATCGCTTCCAACGAGCATCACGATCTCCTGCAATGTCGCCTCTTCCTGCAGAACGCTCATTGCCCATGTGCGCAATTCATTCCAGTCAGGAGCCACGTTTTTTGCATACCACTCTGCAAGAGTTCCTGTGTATAGGCTGTAGCTAATAAGCCAGTTTATTGCAGGGAAATGTCTTCTCCCAGCGAGCTTGGCATCGAGTCCCCAGAATGCTTTTACTATTCTCAACGTATTCTGAGTGACCGGTTCACTGAAGTCTCCACCTGGTGGCGAAACTGCTCCCACGACGCTTACACTTCCAATTTCTCCGCTCAAAGTCTTCACTCTTCCAGCTCTTTCATAGAATTCTGCAAGTCTTGAAGCAAGATACGCTGGATATCCTTCTTCGCCGGGCATTTCTTCGAGCCTTCCAGAAAGCTCTCTCATCGCCTCTGCCCAACGCGAAGTCGAATCAGCCTGCAAAGCAACGTCGTAGCCCATATCCCTGAAGTATTCAGCTATTGTGATTCCAGTATAAACGCTTGCCTCTCTTGCGGCTACAGGCATGTTTGAGGTATTTGCCACAAGCACAGTTCTCAGCATTAATGGCTTTCCAGTTCTCGGATCTATTAGCTCAGGGAATTCTTCAAGAACTTCTGTCATCTCATTGCCACGCTCTCCACAGCCTATGTAAACGACGATGTTAGCATCACTCCACTTTGCAAGCTGATGCTGAGTTACAGTCTTACCACTGCCAAACGGTCCTGGAATTGCAGCGGTACCTCCTTTTGCAATCGGGAAAAACGTGTCAAGAATTCTCTGCCCTGTCAGCAAAGGCACAACTGGTGGTAATTTCTCAATGTATGGTCTTGGAATTCTTACTGGCCACTTGTGGGCCATCTTTAGCTCAGTTCCATCTTCGAGCACCGCAATGGGTTCATCAACTGTGAAGTTTCCAGAGTAAACTTCCTTTACCTTACCTCCTTTAACGTTTGGGGGCACAAGAATGCGGTGCGCAACTACTTCAGTCTCCTGAACCTTTCCAATGATTTGACCAGCTTTAACTTCATCTCCTTTCTTTATTAATGGCTGAAATTCCCATTTCTTCTTTTTGTCAATGCCTGGAGCCTCGATACCTCGGCTAATGAAGTCTCCGCTGATCTCCTTCAGAAGTGGTAATGGTCTTTGAACTCCGTCGTAGATGTTTCCTATTAGCCCTGGACCGAGATCGACGCTTAAAGGCATTCCTGTGTTCACAACTTTTTCGCCCGGTCTAACTCCTGAAGTATCTTCGTACACTTGGATCAACACCTTGTCTCCCGCTAAGCCAACGACTTCACCCATTAGTTTCGCTTCTCCTACCTTACAGAGATCATACATCCTTGCCTTAAGTCCCTCAGCAACAACGAGGGGTCCTGAGATCCTAAATATCTCACCAACGCTTACTTCCATAGCTCAACACCTATCGCCTTTCTTATCTTTTCCTTAATTTCCTCAACTCCGCCCGTTGCACCGACAGCGATGAATGTTGGCTCAACCCTCTCGTCTATCTCCCTGCGCAGTGCCACGGGCAATTTTTTCAAAAATTCCGACTTTATCGCAACAACACCAATATCTTTTCTCTTTAAAACATCCTCAACCGCTTTAACAATTTCCTCATCTTTCGAAACCTCATATATATCTGTGATACCAGCAAGCATGAAGCCTGTGACAAAGTCCATGTCTCCTATTACCGCCATCTTCATAGTATCACCATCTCCTTCTCTATTTCTTCATTTGGAATTCCAT encodes the following:
- a CDS encoding V-type ATP synthase subunit F, encoding MKMAVIGDMDFVTGFMLAGITDIYEVSKDEEIVKAVEDVLKRKDIGVVAIKSEFLKKLPVALRREIDERVEPTFIAVGATGGVEEIKEKIRKAIGVELWK
- a CDS encoding ATP synthase subunit A, which encodes MEVSVGEIFRISGPLVVAEGLKARMYDLCKVGEAKLMGEVVGLAGDKVLIQVYEDTSGVRPGEKVVNTGMPLSVDLGPGLIGNIYDGVQRPLPLLKEISGDFISRGIEAPGIDKKKKWEFQPLIKKGDEVKAGQIIGKVQETEVVAHRILVPPNVKGGKVKEVYSGNFTVDEPIAVLEDGTELKMAHKWPVRIPRPYIEKLPPVVPLLTGQRILDTFFPIAKGGTAAIPGPFGSGKTVTQHQLAKWSDANIVVYIGCGERGNEMTEVLEEFPELIDPRTGKPLMLRTVLVANTSNMPVAAREASVYTGITIAEYFRDMGYDVALQADSTSRWAEAMRELSGRLEEMPGEEGYPAYLASRLAEFYERAGRVKTLSGEIGSVSVVGAVSPPGGDFSEPVTQNTLRIVKAFWGLDAKLAGRRHFPAINWLISYSLYTGTLAEWYAKNVAPDWNELRTWAMSVLQEEATLQEIVMLVGSDALPESQRVLLLVARIIREFYLSQYAYHEIDSYCDIKKQYDMLKAIKTVNDWFYKALEAGKTYEEIEKVEGFDEFMRSKLEADYKTAMTKAMEKMKKSLGV
- a CDS encoding ATP synthase subunit B; the protein is MEEYKTITQVAGPLIFVEKTKPVAYGELVNVVLPDGSVRKGQVLDTSKNIVVVQMFEGTRGIDKSCSVRFTGDIVKLNCSKDLLGRILSGSGEPIDGGPAIIPEERIPIVGAAINPYARKYPREFIQTGISAIDGMNTLVRGQKLPIFSGSGLPHNDIALQIARQAKVRGQAEEFAVVFAAMGITYEEAYQFMKEFERTGALERAVVFLNLAKDPAIERIITPRMALTAAEYLAYTYDYHVLVILTDMTNYCEALREISAAREEVPGRRGYPGYMYTDLATIYERAGRIRGRKGTITQFPILTMPADDITHPIPDLTGYITEGQIVLSRELHAKGIYPPINVLPSLSRLMKEGIGAGMTRDDHKQWNDQMYAAYAEGVDLRGLVAIVGEEALSERDRLFLKFADEFERRFVNQGKYEDRDIETTLDLGWELLSMLPERELTKIERKYIEKYHPAYKKKTQGA
- a CDS encoding MaoC family dehydratase, which encodes MAGFSELIGIYLKLGGDYKEFKKLSGELNVGYKFNFAKKITEADVQLFGLISGDMNPIHFDEEFAKKTRFGGRVAHGMLTTSLVSTALAMLPGTVVLLETNFRYTSPVRIGDLVNAECEIVEKEKNRFKVAVICKVSDKVVAEGWAKILIWQ
- a CDS encoding V-type ATP synthase subunit D is translated as MAEVQPTRMELIKLRRRIKMAVRGHALLKMKRDGLIMEFRELLEEAKVAIQKMVDNYNKAQQKLLIAMAVDGFPALRSIALSCCQIPPNFTLKRKSIMGVVVPVIKREKVARRAIEKPYGILSTSVRVDEAVTAYEELVDSILEVAEIETTIRRLLEEIERTKRRVNALEYRVIPRMNELARFIAFKLEEMDRENIIRLKKLKMKKAKR